From Nitrosopumilus zosterae, the proteins below share one genomic window:
- a CDS encoding RNA-protein complex protein Nop10, producing MKFQLRKCIKCNQYTLKEKCPRCGEKTISAHPAKFSPDDKYMRYRLAERYN from the coding sequence ATGAAATTTCAATTAAGAAAATGTATTAAATGTAATCAGTACACTTTGAAAGAAAAATGTCCAAGATGTGGTGAAAAGACAATTTCGGCACACCCAGCTAAATTTTCACCTGATGATAAATACATGAGATATAGGTTAGCTGAGAGATATAACTAG
- a CDS encoding translation initiation factor IF-2 subunit alpha: MSTEIQEMPEQGEIVLATVTKVMDHGAYVTLDEYDDIQGFLHISEIAPGWIRSVSRFVKDGEKKVLLVKKVNSKRGDIDLSLKQVSKDQKKQKLKEVKKFEKGKTLLQNVQEKAKLTDEEIEKLEDSIYSRFDSVYDAFIEIGRNGIESVKDLKLAKKTATAIGEICSKIKLPSVEIRGIMEITSDKSDGVEIIKKILLDAIKKDPTIDITYLGAPKYRLSITAENFKSAEKSLKPIIEEIQDNIEKKKGAFKFTREESKKTREN; the protein is encoded by the coding sequence ATGTCCACTGAAATACAAGAAATGCCAGAGCAGGGAGAAATTGTTCTTGCTACTGTTACTAAGGTAATGGATCATGGAGCATATGTTACACTGGATGAATATGATGATATTCAAGGGTTTTTGCATATTTCAGAGATTGCCCCAGGTTGGATTAGATCAGTTAGTAGATTTGTCAAAGATGGGGAGAAAAAAGTACTACTAGTAAAAAAAGTAAATTCCAAACGAGGAGACATAGATCTATCATTAAAACAAGTATCAAAAGATCAGAAAAAGCAAAAACTGAAAGAAGTCAAAAAATTTGAGAAAGGTAAAACTCTATTACAGAATGTTCAGGAAAAAGCAAAACTAACTGATGAAGAAATTGAAAAATTAGAAGACAGCATTTATTCCAGATTTGATTCTGTGTATGATGCATTTATAGAGATTGGAAGAAATGGGATAGAGTCTGTAAAAGATCTTAAACTTGCAAAAAAGACTGCAACTGCAATTGGAGAAATATGCTCCAAAATTAAACTTCCATCAGTTGAAATTAGAGGAATAATGGAAATTACAAGTGATAAATCAGACGGAGTTGAGATAATTAAAAAAATATTACTGGATGCAATCAAAAAAGATCCTACAATAGATATTACTTATTTGGGTGCGCCAAAATACAGGCTGTCAATTACTGCAGAGAATTTTAAATCTGCAGAAAAATCGTTAAAACCAATCATAGAAGAGATTCAAGATAACATAGAAAAGAAAAAAGGCGCATTCAAATTCACTAGAGAAGAATCAAAGAAAACAAGAGAGAATTAA
- a CDS encoding YbhB/YbcL family Raf kinase inhibitor-like protein — MIITSPAFKNGQSIPRKYGYKNENSSPPLLIDKIPEGTESLALIMDDPDAMKAVGKVWVHWVLWNIPSNTQEIKENSIPEGSVEGKTDFGEIGYGGPAPPDKEHLYIFKLYALDTKLDLGQNSIKTDLEESMKNHILAEAKLEGRYAP, encoded by the coding sequence ATGATTATTACCAGTCCTGCTTTTAAAAATGGGCAAAGCATTCCAAGAAAGTATGGATATAAAAACGAAAATTCTAGCCCTCCGTTATTAATTGATAAAATTCCAGAAGGAACAGAGTCGTTGGCTTTAATCATGGATGATCCAGATGCAATGAAAGCAGTTGGCAAAGTTTGGGTTCATTGGGTTTTATGGAATATTCCTTCAAACACACAAGAAATTAAAGAAAATTCAATACCTGAAGGTTCAGTTGAAGGTAAGACTGATTTTGGTGAAATTGGTTATGGTGGCCCAGCTCCACCGGATAAAGAACATCTCTATATTTTCAAACTTTATGCATTAGACACTAAATTAGATTTGGGACAAAATTCAATAAAAACTGATCTAGAAGAATCAATGAAAAATCATATACTTGCTGAAGCAAAGCTTGAGGGGAGATATGCTCCATAA
- a CDS encoding PIN domain-containing protein: protein MVEVICDTNFLIHLATKRIKNIDNLDVEIGTISFVVPEVVLAELNKLQKIAEKKQDITMTLNFIKNLKTMPICGSFADKELLDYVKINHSIIGTMDKALKKQIKQAGGSVISLSSDKIVLES, encoded by the coding sequence TTGGTTGAAGTAATCTGTGATACTAACTTTCTAATCCATTTAGCCACCAAGCGAATCAAAAACATTGACAATCTTGATGTTGAGATAGGAACAATTTCATTTGTTGTTCCGGAAGTAGTACTGGCAGAGTTAAATAAACTGCAAAAAATCGCTGAAAAAAAACAAGACATTACTATGACTCTGAATTTTATAAAAAATTTAAAAACAATGCCCATTTGTGGAAGTTTTGCAGATAAGGAACTGTTGGATTATGTAAAAATTAATCATTCAATTATTGGAACAATGGATAAGGCATTAAAAAAACAGATCAAACAAGCTGGAGGATCAGTAATTTCCTTATCAAGTGACAAAATTGTATTAGAATCTTAG
- a CDS encoding sirohydrochlorin chelatase — MKRGLLLIDRGSREREASEELEAICQGIKKRGDYVFTDFCFLEVEPPYIEDGISKCLKEDIDSLTIVPYFLYPGKKVKNAVTDVMKFQKDTNVKFVVTKPMSMHKTLVDIVENRISTTLEENNVELSKKEVDVMIIGHGSKDPNAQMSLNYIVNELKDLYRNVSRCWLEIEQPDIVEGIKKCEKDNPKVLIIVFYFLHEGAHVKTDINNDLIPALENSKMKKTFITKHLGSDQKMIDLILERAKEVENAN; from the coding sequence TTGAAGCGAGGATTATTACTAATTGACAGAGGAAGCAGAGAAAGGGAGGCATCTGAAGAATTAGAGGCCATTTGCCAGGGAATTAAGAAGAGAGGAGATTATGTTTTTACTGATTTTTGCTTTCTCGAGGTAGAACCACCATATATTGAAGATGGGATTTCCAAATGTCTCAAAGAGGATATTGATTCATTAACTATAGTTCCTTATTTTTTGTATCCAGGTAAAAAAGTAAAAAATGCAGTAACAGATGTAATGAAGTTCCAAAAAGACACGAATGTGAAATTTGTTGTTACAAAACCAATGAGCATGCATAAAACTCTAGTTGACATTGTAGAAAATAGAATATCTACAACGTTAGAAGAGAATAACGTGGAACTTTCAAAAAAAGAAGTAGATGTAATGATAATTGGGCACGGTAGTAAAGATCCTAATGCACAAATGTCATTGAATTACATTGTAAATGAATTAAAAGATTTGTATAGAAATGTAAGTAGATGTTGGTTAGAAATAGAACAACCGGATATTGTTGAGGGAATCAAAAAGTGTGAAAAAGACAATCCCAAAGTGTTGATTATTGTTTTTTATTTTCTTCATGAGGGAGCTCATGTAAAAACAGATATCAATAATGATTTGATTCCCGCATTGGAAAATTCCAAGATGAAAAAAACTTTCATCACCAAACATTTGGGAAGCGATCAAAAAATGATAGACTTGATATTAGAAAGAGCAAAGGAAGTAGAAAATGCAAACTAA
- a CDS encoding precorrin-8X methylmutase: MQTKKGQSIEDASMQMIEDEIGVHQYNEKEWPIVRRIIHSTADFDFADKNKIIFHKDAIQSGMNALRNGCSIVVDVNGVIGGLNKQNPKDFGNNIVCNISSPEIMELAKKEGKTRSQVSMRAAISDIEGGVVAIGNAPTALLEVIQMVKEGIVKPALIIGIPVGFICAAESKEELSKLEIPFITNIGRKGGSSSASAIINAIFKLIRAESSS; this comes from the coding sequence ATGCAAACTAAGAAGGGTCAATCTATTGAAGATGCAAGCATGCAAATGATTGAAGATGAAATTGGCGTACACCAATATAATGAAAAAGAATGGCCCATTGTAAGAAGAATAATTCATTCAACGGCAGATTTTGATTTTGCGGATAAAAATAAAATAATTTTTCACAAAGATGCGATTCAAAGTGGCATGAATGCTTTGAGAAACGGTTGCAGCATAGTAGTTGATGTGAATGGAGTGATAGGCGGACTGAATAAACAAAATCCCAAAGATTTTGGAAATAACATAGTTTGTAATATTTCAAGTCCTGAAATTATGGAATTGGCAAAAAAAGAAGGAAAAACACGCTCTCAGGTATCAATGAGAGCCGCTATATCGGATATCGAGGGTGGAGTTGTGGCAATTGGAAATGCGCCTACCGCCTTGCTGGAAGTGATTCAGATGGTAAAAGAAGGCATAGTCAAGCCTGCATTGATTATTGGAATTCCAGTAGGATTCATCTGTGCTGCAGAATCAAAAGAGGAGCTATCAAAGTTAGAAATTCCATTTATCACAAATATTGGTAGAAAAGGTGGAAGTTCATCAGCTTCTGCAATAATTAATGCCATATTCAAGCTTATTAGAGCAGAATCATCGTCTTGA
- a CDS encoding STT3 domain-containing protein codes for MNSHAKLFSIGTFDFKLHHLLIIGILSLSFSISFLIRSQPASYGWELNEFDPFFNYRATQYVVENGINSYFEWNDDLSWYPHGRDVSQTSQVMLHMTAATTYWIFGGGGSLYDFTILFPVIFGSLTAVVVFALVRVIGGTTAGLFASLLFSISLPIIIRGQIGWFKSEPLGLFFSVLAIYLLLSGIKSKNPKISIPKIISSGIFMILGLSAWGGDQFFIIPIGIFFLTLPFLRTDHKFLLWAIPLFTSSAVITSLGFERLGTNFVLGLGGLSLIIPTVFLVSCIVIQNKSNERSKNRNGLIFLAAILIIGPSFLIVNADSQFIPLPSHRYLNAINPFLITSDPLVDSVSEHATTTIGQSFLFHSILMIFAGLGIWMILKNSNKSKFIENDMVSFALIMGLIGVYVSSAFVRLEVFASISIIILSSIGLSVLIKELFSHTTEIKLSKNIFIKSSFLIGIIVLLTVPVVFPANGNVFSTSNNPPTILNGGSTYRISTTDWTDTLEWIKNNTEKDAVIATWWDYGYWIQTKAERASLADNSTLIDSIIKKIASAFLSSPDNGAKMLLEMESDYVVIFIVGQRLGIDNGDQPLYTLGGGGDESKKQWFMRIASEPLPKYLHSDGVSGTDYFWNETLLGKMTPFTPLGYVNLANNQQSQAYQPGFTGIYTKDIKFPEDGDGPLRLVYSSPSFDTEKGGQVIGVFVYEINKDYAPLN; via the coding sequence TTGAATTCACACGCCAAATTATTTTCGATTGGAACATTTGATTTTAAATTACATCATCTCTTAATCATTGGAATTTTGTCCCTTTCTTTTTCGATTTCCTTCTTGATTAGATCACAGCCTGCAAGTTACGGATGGGAACTAAATGAATTTGATCCTTTCTTTAACTATAGAGCAACACAATATGTTGTAGAAAACGGAATTAATTCATACTTTGAGTGGAACGATGATCTCAGTTGGTATCCTCATGGAAGAGATGTATCACAAACTTCTCAAGTCATGTTACATATGACAGCTGCAACAACTTATTGGATTTTTGGTGGGGGTGGAAGTCTCTATGATTTCACTATTTTGTTTCCAGTAATTTTTGGATCCTTAACTGCAGTAGTTGTGTTTGCTTTAGTCAGAGTTATTGGAGGAACGACAGCTGGACTGTTTGCCTCATTACTTTTTTCAATTTCATTGCCTATCATCATTCGTGGTCAAATTGGTTGGTTCAAATCAGAACCACTGGGATTATTTTTTAGCGTTTTAGCAATCTATCTTCTTTTGAGTGGAATAAAATCAAAAAATCCTAAAATCTCCATTCCAAAAATAATTAGTTCTGGAATCTTTATGATACTTGGCCTATCTGCATGGGGCGGGGATCAATTTTTCATCATCCCTATAGGAATTTTCTTTTTAACATTACCGTTCTTACGAACTGATCATAAATTTCTATTATGGGCAATTCCACTTTTCACATCTTCTGCTGTTATTACATCTCTTGGATTTGAAAGACTGGGAACAAATTTTGTTTTGGGACTGGGAGGACTATCGCTAATTATTCCTACTGTTTTCTTAGTTTCTTGTATAGTAATTCAAAACAAAAGCAATGAAAGATCTAAAAATAGAAACGGACTGATTTTTCTAGCAGCAATACTGATAATTGGGCCAAGCTTTCTTATTGTAAACGCAGATTCGCAATTTATTCCGCTTCCTAGCCATAGATATCTGAATGCAATTAATCCATTTTTGATAACTTCGGATCCACTTGTTGATTCTGTTTCTGAACACGCAACAACCACAATTGGGCAGTCATTTCTCTTTCATTCAATATTGATGATTTTTGCTGGATTAGGAATTTGGATGATTCTGAAAAATTCCAACAAATCAAAATTTATAGAAAATGATATGGTTTCATTCGCATTAATCATGGGATTAATTGGAGTTTATGTTAGTTCTGCATTTGTAAGATTGGAAGTATTTGCATCAATATCCATAATCATTTTATCTTCTATAGGACTTTCTGTATTAATAAAAGAATTATTTTCCCATACAACAGAAATCAAATTATCCAAAAATATTTTCATAAAATCATCATTTCTAATCGGTATTATAGTGCTCCTTACCGTCCCGGTAGTTTTTCCTGCTAACGGAAATGTTTTTTCCACTTCAAACAATCCTCCTACAATCCTTAATGGGGGAAGCACCTACAGAATTAGTACAACTGATTGGACTGATACTTTGGAGTGGATTAAAAATAATACTGAAAAAGATGCAGTCATTGCAACTTGGTGGGATTATGGATATTGGATTCAAACCAAAGCAGAAAGAGCCTCTCTTGCAGACAATTCTACTTTAATTGATAGTATAATTAAAAAAATAGCTTCTGCTTTTCTAAGTTCTCCTGATAATGGGGCAAAAATGTTACTTGAAATGGAATCTGACTATGTTGTTATTTTTATAGTTGGTCAAAGACTGGGAATCGATAATGGCGACCAACCACTTTATACTCTTGGTGGAGGTGGAGATGAATCAAAAAAACAATGGTTCATGAGAATTGCTAGCGAACCCTTGCCAAAATATCTTCATTCTGACGGTGTAAGTGGGACCGATTATTTTTGGAATGAGACACTATTGGGCAAAATGACTCCGTTTACCCCATTAGGATATGTCAACTTGGCAAACAATCAGCAATCGCAAGCCTATCAACCTGGCTTCACTGGAATTTACACAAAAGATATCAAATTTCCTGAAGATGGAGATGGACCATTAAGATTGGTGTATTCTTCACCAAGTTTTGACACCGAAAAGGGTGGGCAAGTAATTGGAGTATTTGTTTATGAAATAAACAAGGATTATGCACCATTAAATTAA
- a CDS encoding translation initiation factor IF-2 subunit gamma, whose amino-acid sequence MHWRETLPDWYIKKYGYQPCVNIGTAGHVDHGKTTLIQALTGSWTSVHSQELKRGITIRVGYSDAAFYKCKSCEEPLGFSTTPKCNNCGKESELSRVVSFVDSPGHESLMANMLSGSALMDGALLLVAANEKVPKPQTKEHLLALQTLGIQQIVVVQNKVDLLPYQEVMANYQDITKFVKGTFAAKAPIIPISAQSGLNIDALIGSIESTIKTPERDEKKDTVMHVLRSFDVNKPGIKLKDIKGGVIGGSLTQGVFKIGDEIEIKPGIMNEKKKTYEPLLTEITSLGTAAGIVESVKPGGLVAIGTKLDPSMTRSDSFIGSVIGKPGTLPENSTELKLEVNLFDVAVGITEDTKVQPIQAGELLRLNIGTAPVLGKVTKIKSKNIEIELRRPACIFEGGNVAISRRIDERWRLIGAGIIG is encoded by the coding sequence ATGCATTGGAGAGAAACACTTCCTGATTGGTACATCAAAAAATATGGATATCAGCCATGTGTTAACATTGGAACTGCAGGACATGTAGATCATGGAAAAACTACTCTGATTCAAGCATTGACTGGTTCATGGACCAGTGTTCATAGCCAAGAATTAAAACGCGGAATTACAATTCGTGTGGGATATTCTGATGCAGCATTTTACAAGTGTAAAAGCTGTGAGGAACCTCTGGGATTTTCTACAACTCCAAAATGTAATAATTGTGGAAAAGAAAGTGAATTATCTCGGGTTGTAAGTTTTGTAGACAGTCCTGGACACGAAAGTTTGATGGCAAACATGCTTTCAGGATCTGCTTTGATGGATGGTGCTTTGTTATTGGTTGCTGCAAATGAAAAAGTTCCAAAACCACAAACCAAAGAACATCTTTTAGCTCTTCAGACACTTGGAATTCAACAAATCGTTGTAGTCCAGAACAAAGTTGATCTGCTTCCCTACCAAGAGGTGATGGCAAACTATCAGGATATCACTAAATTTGTAAAGGGTACTTTTGCCGCAAAAGCACCAATAATTCCAATTTCAGCTCAATCTGGATTAAACATAGATGCATTGATTGGTTCTATTGAATCAACAATCAAAACTCCCGAAAGAGATGAAAAGAAAGATACCGTAATGCACGTTTTGCGTTCTTTTGATGTAAACAAACCTGGTATAAAATTAAAAGATATCAAAGGTGGCGTGATTGGTGGCAGTTTGACTCAGGGGGTTTTTAAAATTGGAGATGAAATTGAGATTAAACCCGGTATTATGAACGAGAAAAAAAAGACGTATGAACCACTACTTACAGAAATCACATCTTTGGGCACTGCGGCAGGAATAGTAGAATCCGTAAAACCTGGTGGCTTGGTTGCTATTGGTACAAAATTAGATCCTTCAATGACTAGAAGTGATTCGTTTATTGGCTCCGTTATTGGAAAGCCAGGAACACTCCCAGAAAATTCTACTGAATTAAAACTTGAAGTAAATCTGTTTGATGTTGCTGTAGGAATTACTGAGGATACCAAAGTCCAGCCAATTCAAGCAGGAGAACTATTGAGACTCAACATTGGAACTGCTCCCGTATTGGGCAAAGTCACAAAAATTAAATCCAAAAATATAGAAATTGAACTTCGAAGACCTGCATGTATATTTGAAGGCGGTAATGTGGCAATCAGTAGAAGAATTGATGAAAGATGGAGACTAATTGGTGCAGGAATAATTGGTTGA
- a CDS encoding cobalt-precorrin-5B (C(1))-methyltransferase — MNTINVEEDKTKLKTGYTTGSCATAAAKAALLSIIAQKKIESIEILLPKRSFIQIPVHSCEFGSDKAKCSVIKDGGDDPDVTHGAEIIVELSLTDKINQLEIDGGEGVGIVTKPGLGLEINKAAINPVPKKMINENLREIGEKILVQKGIKVIISVPKGRELGPKTDNPRLGIINGISILGTSGIVIPFSTASYAASIRQNLDVAIAMGNDTVVLTTGGRSEDFAKKIVNLPDHCFVQMGDFSGYTIQQCAKKNIKKAYVVGFIGKLAKMAAGVKQTHVKGSKVDMMFLSKLAEKANANENVIESIKKANTARHVSEIIMENRVDGFFELICTETYKHMRNHSEQKVPIDVILFDFDGNILARKSEE; from the coding sequence ATAAATACAATTAATGTGGAAGAAGATAAAACAAAATTAAAGACTGGCTATACCACAGGCAGTTGTGCAACTGCTGCAGCTAAGGCAGCATTATTATCAATTATTGCTCAGAAAAAAATAGAAAGTATAGAGATATTGTTACCCAAACGATCTTTTATTCAGATTCCAGTGCATTCATGTGAATTTGGATCTGATAAAGCAAAATGCTCTGTAATTAAAGATGGCGGGGATGACCCTGATGTAACACATGGTGCCGAAATTATTGTAGAGTTGTCACTTACAGATAAAATAAACCAACTAGAAATAGACGGAGGTGAAGGTGTAGGTATTGTTACTAAACCAGGCTTGGGTTTAGAGATTAACAAAGCTGCAATTAATCCTGTTCCAAAAAAAATGATTAATGAAAATTTAAGAGAAATAGGAGAAAAAATTCTTGTGCAAAAAGGAATTAAAGTAATTATTTCTGTTCCCAAAGGAAGAGAGCTAGGCCCTAAAACAGATAATCCAAGATTAGGAATCATTAATGGAATTTCTATTTTAGGAACTAGTGGAATAGTAATTCCATTTTCTACAGCATCATATGCAGCATCAATAAGACAAAATCTAGATGTAGCAATTGCAATGGGAAATGATACAGTTGTACTTACAACTGGTGGAAGAAGTGAAGATTTTGCAAAAAAAATAGTAAACTTGCCTGATCATTGCTTTGTGCAAATGGGAGATTTTTCAGGATATACAATTCAACAATGCGCTAAAAAGAATATCAAAAAAGCATATGTTGTAGGATTCATCGGGAAACTGGCAAAAATGGCTGCAGGTGTTAAACAGACTCATGTTAAAGGTTCTAAAGTAGATATGATGTTTCTATCAAAATTAGCAGAAAAAGCAAATGCCAATGAGAATGTAATAGAGAGTATTAAAAAAGCAAATACTGCAAGGCATGTTTCTGAAATTATTATGGAAAACAGAGTAGATGGATTTTTTGAGTTGATTTGTACTGAAACATACAAGCATATGAGAAATCATTCAGAACAAAAAGTTCCAATCGATGTTATTTTATTTGATTTTGATGGAAATATTTTGGCGAGAAAATCAGAAGAGTAA
- the cobO gene encoding cob(I)yrinic acid a,c-diamide adenosyltransferase — MKDGLIIVYTGKGKGKTTAALGIALRAVGYEKRICMIQFIKGSWHYGEMDSSKRLEPEFEMVAVGKGFVGIIDDKSSKEEHKEIANEAIKISNEKIQSGKYDIVILDEINYAVNLGLIPVNDVLNLIKSKPQEVDLVLTGNYAKDEVINLADLVTEMREIKHPFQKGIKAKKGIDF; from the coding sequence ATGAAAGATGGATTAATCATTGTGTATACAGGAAAAGGTAAAGGAAAAACTACTGCAGCACTAGGAATTGCATTAAGAGCAGTCGGATATGAAAAGCGGATTTGTATGATTCAATTTATCAAGGGATCATGGCATTACGGTGAGATGGACTCATCAAAAAGACTAGAGCCCGAATTTGAAATGGTTGCAGTTGGTAAAGGATTTGTAGGAATCATAGATGATAAAAGCTCAAAAGAAGAACATAAAGAGATTGCCAACGAGGCCATAAAAATTAGCAATGAGAAAATACAATCAGGAAAATATGATATTGTAATTTTGGATGAGATCAATTATGCAGTTAATCTTGGTTTAATTCCAGTAAATGATGTTTTAAATTTAATAAAATCAAAACCGCAAGAAGTAGACTTGGTATTAACCGGAAATTATGCCAAAGACGAAGTAATCAATCTAGCTGATCTAGTTACTGAAATGAGAGAGATAAAGCATCCATTTCAGAAGGGCATTAAGGCTAAGAAAGGTATCGATTTCTAG
- a CDS encoding cobalt-precorrin 5A hydrolase produces the protein MDKTSVLAITKNGVKIGENLKKIFPDWNIFAPSKFSDEKNDIIWYHESTSEKIVELFKNSNALICLFSLGAVIRLIAPHLKDKKTDPAVIVIDDKTNFVISVLSGHIGGANELTQEIADKLQALPVITTAADVNKTIAVDLVGREFNWKIDDDATVTKISAHMVNEEPIGIFQDAGNKNWFKELPKNVSIYKNLDDLKKSNSKAYLIISDRVVDEEISKESVIYRPPSLVIGIGLHWDTTKETIKEGIENCLEKFKLSSKSIAKLVSIKKPQDVQGLIDLGKEMRIPVEYVNREDLAEISAPNPSDAVKAFEGTASVSEAAAMKVSGGDLIVEKQKFPPNLTIAIARIVN, from the coding sequence ATGGATAAAACTTCAGTTCTTGCAATTACTAAAAACGGAGTAAAAATTGGAGAGAATCTTAAAAAAATATTTCCTGACTGGAATATCTTTGCACCCTCAAAATTTTCAGATGAAAAAAATGATATTATTTGGTATCATGAATCCACATCAGAGAAAATAGTTGAACTTTTTAAGAACAGCAATGCCCTGATATGCCTCTTTTCTTTGGGTGCCGTAATTAGGCTAATTGCACCTCATTTGAAAGACAAAAAAACAGATCCGGCCGTAATTGTAATTGACGATAAGACAAATTTTGTAATTAGCGTATTATCAGGACATATTGGAGGGGCAAACGAGCTAACTCAAGAAATCGCAGATAAATTACAAGCTTTACCAGTTATCACTACGGCTGCAGATGTTAACAAAACCATAGCAGTGGATCTGGTTGGAAGAGAATTTAATTGGAAAATAGACGATGATGCAACTGTCACAAAGATTAGTGCACACATGGTAAATGAAGAGCCAATAGGGATATTTCAGGATGCAGGTAACAAAAATTGGTTCAAGGAATTACCAAAGAATGTTTCAATTTATAAAAATCTAGATGATTTAAAAAAATCAAACTCAAAAGCGTATCTAATTATTTCTGACAGAGTAGTTGACGAAGAAATATCTAAAGAGTCTGTGATTTATCGTCCTCCAAGCTTAGTCATAGGAATTGGATTACATTGGGATACCACAAAAGAAACAATCAAAGAAGGAATCGAAAATTGTTTAGAAAAGTTCAAGCTCAGCTCAAAATCTATTGCAAAATTAGTCTCAATCAAAAAACCTCAAGACGTGCAAGGATTGATTGATCTTGGAAAAGAAATGAGAATTCCAGTCGAATACGTAAACAGGGAGGATTTAGCTGAGATATCTGCACCAAACCCATCAGATGCTGTCAAAGCATTTGAGGGAACCGCAAGTGTTTCAGAGGCTGCCGCAATGAAAGTTTCTGGAGGAGATTTGATTGTAGAAAAGCAGAAATTCCCACCTAATTTGACCATAGCAATAGCGAGGATTGTGAATTGA
- a CDS encoding cobyrinate a,c-diamide synthase, whose product MKIPRIVIAGATSGVGKTSITCSIIHSLQKEGYSVQPFKVGPDYIDPSYLSSVSKKETYNLDVWLMGKNQLLDSFVLNSNSSVSVIEGVMGYYDGFGGDTNYASTHHVASITKSPVILILDASKTSRSIAATALGFIKFHRNSGIVGIILNKIGSKKHELLCKSALEKTKIPIIGVIPKNPELNLESRHLGLISTLDDKSLKTKIQRISKIISQYVDVQQIIKISKSATPLEKKPKPIAKKTKTTIAVALDTSFNFYYQDNLKALQREGANLKFFSPVEDREIPKCDGLYIGGGFPEILGSSLEKNQIMKKTIKKLSEDNLPIYAECGGLMYLTKSILSNNKKHKMVGIFDAETKMTKKMRLNYTKGRICKKNLISEKLHNFQGHEFHYSQLDSISNDSKFAYTLEIGEGIQKHQDGMIEYNTLASYGHLYFDSSNYAQIFVKNCLEYSRR is encoded by the coding sequence TTGAAAATTCCTAGAATTGTAATTGCAGGTGCAACAAGTGGAGTTGGAAAAACATCCATTACATGTTCGATAATTCATTCTTTACAAAAAGAAGGTTATTCTGTTCAACCCTTTAAAGTGGGTCCTGATTATATAGATCCTAGTTACCTTTCAAGCGTTTCAAAAAAAGAAACGTACAACTTGGATGTATGGTTAATGGGAAAAAACCAGCTATTAGATAGTTTTGTTTTAAATTCAAACTCTAGCGTATCTGTGATTGAAGGCGTAATGGGATACTATGATGGATTTGGTGGAGATACAAATTATGCTAGTACACATCATGTGGCCTCCATTACGAAATCTCCCGTCATATTGATTTTAGATGCAAGCAAAACATCACGTTCAATTGCTGCAACGGCACTTGGCTTTATCAAATTTCACAGAAATTCAGGAATTGTAGGCATAATTCTAAATAAAATAGGAAGCAAAAAGCATGAGCTTTTGTGTAAAAGTGCATTAGAAAAAACTAAAATTCCAATCATAGGTGTTATTCCAAAGAATCCGGAATTAAATTTAGAATCGCGCCATCTTGGATTGATTTCAACACTAGATGATAAATCACTAAAAACTAAAATTCAAAGAATTTCGAAAATCATTTCACAGTATGTGGATGTTCAACAAATAATTAAAATTTCAAAAAGTGCAACTCCCTTAGAAAAAAAACCAAAACCTATAGCTAAAAAAACAAAAACTACAATTGCAGTAGCACTTGACACTTCATTTAATTTCTATTATCAAGATAATCTAAAAGCATTGCAACGTGAAGGGGCTAATCTTAAATTTTTTAGTCCAGTGGAAGATAGAGAAATTCCAAAATGTGATGGATTATACATTGGAGGAGGGTTTCCTGAGATTTTAGGTAGTTCATTAGAAAAAAATCAAATTATGAAAAAAACCATTAAAAAATTATCTGAAGATAATTTACCAATTTATGCAGAATGTGGTGGGTTGATGTATCTGACAAAGTCTATTCTATCTAATAATAAAAAACACAAAATGGTGGGCATATTCGATGCTGAAACAAAAATGACCAAAAAAATGAGACTAAACTATACAAAAGGAAGGATTTGTAAGAAAAATCTAATTTCAGAAAAATTACACAATTTTCAAGGTCACGAATTTCATTATTCTCAATTAGATTCAATTTCTAACGATTCTAAATTTGCCTATACATTGGAAATTGGTGAGGGAATACAAAAACATCAGGATGGAATGATTGAATACAATACACTTGCATCATACGGTCATCTCTATTTTGATAGCTCTAACTATGCCCAAATTTTTGTTAAAAATTGCTTGGAATATTCAAGACGATGA